TTTAATATTCTTTGTTTGCTTAATGCCGAAATAAAAATAATTGGTACATCTTTGAATGGAGCAATAGTTTCTCTTATTTGTTCTTCATATTCTTTTGAAGTATTGGTTTCCTTATCCATTAAATCCCATTTGTTTACCAAAATCACCAGGCCTTTATTGTTACGCTGGGCCAAATGGAAGATATTCAAATCTTGGGATTCCAGTCCTAATGTTGCGTCTAAAACAAGCAGGCAAACATCACAATGTTCAATTGCCCTTACGCTTCGCATTACAGAATAAAATTCAAGGTCTTCATGAACTTTACTCTTTTTTCTAACCCCGGCAGTATCCACAAGAACCAAATCGTGACCAAATGCCTGAAAATGCGTGTTTATGCTATCCCTGGTTGTTCCGGCTGTGGAAGTAACAATTGTTCTTTCTGTACCCAAAAAAGCATTCAAAAGGGAAGATTTGCCAACATTTGGCCTTCCTACAATTGCTAATTTCGGCAAGCCTTCTGTGCCATCATCTGGTGCTTGGTCCTCTGGTAGTGCTTTAACAAGGTCATCTAAAAATTCACCTGTGCCGCTTCCGTTAATGGATGAAAGGCAGTATGGCTCACCCAATCCAAATGCATAAAACTCCGCAGCCATGGCAATTCGGGCAGAATTATCTACTTTATTCGCTACAATAAATACCGGCTTTTTTGTTCTTCTTAATAAATTTGCAACTTCTTTGTCCAAATCTGTTATACCATCCACCACATCAACAACAAATACAATTATATTGGCCTCATCAATAGCCAATTGAACCTGTTTTCTTATTTCTCCTTCGAATACATCGTCTGAGCCTTTAACATAACCACCCGTATCTATCAAAGAAAATTCCCTGCCTGTCCATTCAGCTCTTCCATAATGCCTATCGCGGGTTACACCGCTGGTTGAATCAACAATCGCACTTCTGGTTTCTGTCAACCTGTTGAATAAGGTGGATTTGCCAACATTTGGCCTGCCTACTATGGCTACTATATTACTCATTTTATTCTTGTTAATTTAAATCGTGTATCCTATAAAAACGCAAATGTCGCTTTATTTGTATGAATCAGCAAATTACGATCAGGAGTTTTTCTTTGCGAACTATATAAAAGAAGTATTAATCCTTGTTTTTCTTTTCTATTTCTTAATCGTCATAACCAAACCTTCGAAGCATAAGTTGGTCATCTTTCCAGTCTTTTTTTACCTTAACGAATAACTCCAGGTGAATTTGTTTTTGAAAAAATGCTTCCAAATCCTTTCTTGCTTCAACCCCAACTCTTTTTAATGCCAATCCTTTATGGCCTATAATTATTCCTTTTTGGGAATCACGGGCAACAATTATTTCTGCCCTTATTCGTATAATGTTTTCATCTTCCTTAAATGTATCTACAACCACTTCAGAAGAATAAGGTATTTCTTTTTTATAATGAAGAAATATCTTTTCCCTGATTGCTTCCGAAACAAAAAAGCGTTCTGGTTTATCAGTTAATTGGTCCTTTGGATAAAAGGGTTCTCCCAGGGGAAGGTTATCTAAAATCATCTGGAAAATTTTTTCCGTGTTGAATCTCTCTAGTGCCGACACAGGAATTACTTCAGCATTGGGCATTCGTTCCTTCCAGAACTTCATTTTTTCCTCAACTTTATCCTGGGTTGTTAAGTCAATTTTATTCAACAAAAGCAAAACAGGTACTTTTATATGCTGCACTTTTTTAAAAATCTCCTCATTTTGCATTTCCTCCTCAAAAATATCTGTTACAAAAAGAATAATGTCTGCATCTGTAAGTGCGGTTTTAACAAAATTCATCATTGATTCCTGCAACTTGTATTGGGGATTTAACACTCCGGGAGTATCAGAATATACAATCTGGAAATCCTCTCCGTTAACAATTCCCATTATCCTGTGTCTTGTAGTCTGGGCCTTCGATGTAATTATTGATATCCTTTCTCCTACAAGGGCATTCATAAGTGTTGATTTACCAACATTAGGGTTTCCAATGATGTTTACGAATCCTGATTTGTGTTCCATATTTACCTATTTTGCAAAATTTTCGAATTATTTTCTCCTAAACGATAAAATACCAGAAACTTTTTTGAATTTATTGGCTATTTACTCGCACTTAACATCAAATTTAAGAAGTGCTTTTGAGAAATTCCTTTTAAATCTGACCGATTTAGTTTTTGAAAACACAAACATAGGGAAAAATATAGTATAAAGCCCTATTTTTCCACAGTTTGTAAGTATAAAAAGTAGAATATTCATGCTCCAAAAGCTGTCATTCAAAATGAAGCGAAGCGCAAGGAAGAATCGCTATCGCATTAATTGTTTTTCCATACCCTCACCGCATTAAATG
Above is a window of Bacteroidota bacterium DNA encoding:
- the der gene encoding ribosome biogenesis GTPase Der, whose translation is MSNIVAIVGRPNVGKSTLFNRLTETRSAIVDSTSGVTRDRHYGRAEWTGREFSLIDTGGYVKGSDDVFEGEIRKQVQLAIDEANIIVFVVDVVDGITDLDKEVANLLRRTKKPVFIVANKVDNSARIAMAAEFYAFGLGEPYCLSSINGSGTGEFLDDLVKALPEDQAPDDGTEGLPKLAIVGRPNVGKSSLLNAFLGTERTIVTSTAGTTRDSINTHFQAFGHDLVLVDTAGVRKKSKVHEDLEFYSVMRSVRAIEHCDVCLLVLDATLGLESQDLNIFHLAQRNNKGLVILVNKWDLMDKETNTSKEYEEQIRETIAPFKDVPIIFISALSKQRILKALEIALEVQENRSRKISTSKLNDIMLPIIEHTPPPAVKGKFIKIKYCTQIPTYYPSFVFFANLPQYIDESYKRFIENKLRKQFNFTGVPITIYFRKK
- the era gene encoding GTPase Era — translated: MEHKSGFVNIIGNPNVGKSTLMNALVGERISIITSKAQTTRHRIMGIVNGEDFQIVYSDTPGVLNPQYKLQESMMNFVKTALTDADIILFVTDIFEEEMQNEEIFKKVQHIKVPVLLLLNKIDLTTQDKVEEKMKFWKERMPNAEVIPVSALERFNTEKIFQMILDNLPLGEPFYPKDQLTDKPERFFVSEAIREKIFLHYKKEIPYSSEVVVDTFKEDENIIRIRAEIIVARDSQKGIIIGHKGLALKRVGVEARKDLEAFFQKQIHLELFVKVKKDWKDDQLMLRRFGYDD